CTCATTACAACATCAATCCAGCCAATGGGGCGATCTACAACGTCATTCCCGCCAATAAACAAGGCACTGATTGGTACAAAGCCATTACCAGGGTGGCTCCCATGACACGACACACGCTGGGCTTTTCGGGCGGCACCGAGACCAGCCGGTACTACCTGAGTCTGAGTATGCAGCGACAAGCGGGGATCGTTCGTAACAATGATTTTTCGCGCTATACCTTTCGCACCAATACCGAATTTGACCTGACAAAAAAGCTCCGGTTTGGCGAGAACGTACAGGTCGCCTACGTATCGGCGACGGGTTTGCAGGGCACAACGGGAAATGCACTGGGCAACAGCACCAACAATAATTCGAGCGTTGCTTCGGATGAGAACGATATTCTGTCGGCGTTTCGAATGGCTCCCATAATTCCAGTGTATAATTCGTTCGGAGAGTATGCGGGCACAGCCGCTCCGGGGTTCAGCAATCCCCGAAATCCAGTGGCCAGTCGGGATGGACAGGCTAACAATTTGACTCATATGGTGAGTATTTTTGGGAATGCCTATCTGGCGTACGATCCCATTCCGGCTGTAACACTGACGAGTAGTCTGGGCGGAACGTACTATACGAACTACGCTACTTCACACACTCGGTCTACCTACGAAAACTCGGAAAATATTGCCAACTATACCTATTCAGAAGCATCCAACGCAGGACTCGCCTGGACCTTTACCAACACCACCCAGTACAAACAGACGTTCGGAAAACACGATCTGAGCCTACTGGCCGGTCTGGAAGCCCTCAACACCGGGAGCGGGCGGGGCATCGTTGGGTCAGGGATCAATCCCTTCTCCACCGATCCGGACTACGTCACGCTGAGCACCACCACGCCCGGCGCTACGCGGCAGGTTTCCAGTACCTACAGCAAAGGCAATAACTTCTACTCCGTCTTCGGCCAGGCCAAATACACATTTAACGATAAGTATATAGCTACGGCGGTGGTCCGTCGGGATGGATCGTCCCAGTTCGGGCCCAGCAACCGATTCGGCGTGTTTCCCGCTTTCTCGGCGGCCTGGCGCATCTCATCCGAGGAGTTTATGAGGAGTCTGCCCTGGATTTCGGACCTCAAAATTCGCGGTGGCTACGGCCTGATGGGCAATTCCAACTACCTCAGTTCCACCAACCAGTTCAACCTGTTTGCCACCAATGCGGCCAATGGCTATGACCTCGGCGCAACGAATAAGTCCGTCGAATCAGGTTACTATCCCAGTCAATATGGTAATCCAGATGCGAAATGGGAAACCAGCACGACATCCAACGTTGGTATTGATGGCTCGTTTTTCAACAACAGACTGGAGGTAATGATCGACTTTTGGCGGAAAGACAACAAAGACCTGCTTTACCAATTGGCTTTGCCGAGCGTCGTGGGGGTCCGGGCCAATGCGCCCTTCCTGAACGTAGCGAGCATGCGCAATCAGGGCATCGATCTGCTGCTGACCACGCGGGGAAAACTCGTCGGCGAGCTGAGTTACGAAGTAACTGGAATTGGGAGTTTTCTGAGTAACCGGATTACCGCTATTGCGCCATCGGTACCGTATTTTTCCAGTGGCGGCACCCGCATTGGTGGGCCGGTGGTACGTAATGAGCCAGGCCATACGTTGTCCTCTTTCTATGGTTATCAGGTCGTTGGCCTGTTCAACAGCAAAGAAGACGTGGCATCGGCTGCGACGCAAACGGGCGCTGCGCCGGGCCGATTCCGTTTTGCAGACCTCAATGGCGACCGTAAAATCGACGACAATGACCGGACGTATCTGGGTAGCCCGATTCCTAAATTCACAGGCAGCATTACGTTGGGTTTGAAATACAAAGGGTTCGATCTGAACACCAACCTATATGCTTCACTGGGCAGTCAGATTTTTAACAACCAGCGTTGGTTTACGGATTTCTACCCCTCGTTCACCGGGGCTGCGGTCAGTACACGGGTGAAGGATTCGTGGTTGCCTACCCATACCGACACCACGGTGCCGATTTTTGAGAGCGCAACTAATTTCAGCACCAACACGCAGCCTAATTCCTACTACGTCGAAAACGGATCGTACGGGCGGATGCAGTATTTAAACCTGGGCTACAGTTTTTCGAACGCCCTGTTAAGTCACCTAAAAATGAGCCGATTACGGGTGTCAGTGTCGGCGACGAACTTGTTTACGATCACCAAATACAGCGGCTTAGACCCCGCCGTTGGTGGTCTGGCTGATGCTACGTTCGGGATCGATGTGGGCAACTATCCAGTGACTCAAGGCTATAACCTGGGTGTGAGTGTTGGATTCTAGCGCTATTTTTCGTTTTTGTCATCCCGACAATGGGACTGTTATTGAGTACTTAATCCCAAAACAGCTTTGGCTCGTTTTACTAAAATATTATGCAATAAATCCGTACTTTAGTGCAATATAGTCGGATCAACAAGACCACTGTCCATCGTTTCGA
This DNA window, taken from Spirosoma agri, encodes the following:
- a CDS encoding SusC/RagA family TonB-linked outer membrane protein translates to MRPSTHKKNRLKPHFFAGLLLLGLVGSQSIDVYGQQSPSGKISPIGSSGRPIASKTDLAQLLNELALRHHVIFNYDTDLLANKLVSSDVLASLPRHLDRMLTRLLAPYNITFQRTKNTYVLYQEPIRATASAQHYPTGLSPIKSAFSDEKQPTYQLTGNVVTTTGEALPGVTIVLKNTSAGTTTSLDGTYNLSVPERTGTLIFSYIGYATQEYPFAENTTINVQLAEDTKLLNEIVVTGYSVENRRELTGAVSTVKPTQLQIVPSANVEQQLQGRVAGVTVITNGQPGTSSQIRVRGFGSFGGNQPLYVVDGVPTQSIQFINPNDIETTTVLKDAASASIYGARSAAGVIVLTTKKGQRRVQKLSVSYDGLYGVTDPGKGLPILTPQEQADWTWQARKNDLFQTGTAVGSNSFAGIANGQYGSGQTPVLPDYLLVGRNAGVVGSVDLAAEQAHYNINPANGAIYNVIPANKQGTDWYKAITRVAPMTRHTLGFSGGTETSRYYLSLSMQRQAGIVRNNDFSRYTFRTNTEFDLTKKLRFGENVQVAYVSATGLQGTTGNALGNSTNNNSSVASDENDILSAFRMAPIIPVYNSFGEYAGTAAPGFSNPRNPVASRDGQANNLTHMVSIFGNAYLAYDPIPAVTLTSSLGGTYYTNYATSHTRSTYENSENIANYTYSEASNAGLAWTFTNTTQYKQTFGKHDLSLLAGLEALNTGSGRGIVGSGINPFSTDPDYVTLSTTTPGATRQVSSTYSKGNNFYSVFGQAKYTFNDKYIATAVVRRDGSSQFGPSNRFGVFPAFSAAWRISSEEFMRSLPWISDLKIRGGYGLMGNSNYLSSTNQFNLFATNAANGYDLGATNKSVESGYYPSQYGNPDAKWETSTTSNVGIDGSFFNNRLEVMIDFWRKDNKDLLYQLALPSVVGVRANAPFLNVASMRNQGIDLLLTTRGKLVGELSYEVTGIGSFLSNRITAIAPSVPYFSSGGTRIGGPVVRNEPGHTLSSFYGYQVVGLFNSKEDVASAATQTGAAPGRFRFADLNGDRKIDDNDRTYLGSPIPKFTGSITLGLKYKGFDLNTNLYASLGSQIFNNQRWFTDFYPSFTGAAVSTRVKDSWLPTHTDTTVPIFESATNFSTNTQPNSYYVENGSYGRMQYLNLGYSFSNALLSHLKMSRLRVSVSATNLFTITKYSGLDPAVGGLADATFGIDVGNYPVTQGYNLGVSVGF